One part of the Vitis riparia cultivar Riparia Gloire de Montpellier isolate 1030 chromosome 6, EGFV_Vit.rip_1.0, whole genome shotgun sequence genome encodes these proteins:
- the LOC117916977 gene encoding BRD4-interacting chromatin-remodeling complex-associated protein-like, which produces MAKTRGAHVMSPSTRNPRLRASLARDSTSEAPHASTIPPSEGGVPSSPPQRRLLCQILEHLGYPSEPQLEHCHIFRELFTLDKWNHLTTYVAPRRAPDMPIPLELPQDEQPPQAQHAKIPIEIIPPAPAAPLIVPTPEATSSTLPTTSKAPLIVPATSSPSPSDSSITISSSEFKVIRARQDQLIAMQTQHTTILRQIQQHLGILPPPEYDMPGPSKPTAPSEVATPAEQTIPHEETTTVKVETPIQSTQETTAEPSSPHDPPTTT; this is translated from the exons atggccaagacaagAGGAGCCCACGTCATGTCTCCATCAACTCGCAATCCAAGGCTAAGAGCTTCACTTGCGCGAGATTCCACATCCGAGGCTCCACATGCCTCTACCATTCCACCTTCTGAGGGTGGAGTGCCATCTAGCCCTCCTCAACGCAG GCTGCTCTGTCAGATATTAGAGCATTTGGGCTATCCTtctgagcctcagcttgagcaTTGCCATATTTTTCGAGAgctattcactctcgacaaatggaatcATTTGACGACCTATGTTGCACCTCGAAGAGCCCCAGATATGCCAATACCTCTAGAGTTACCACAGGATGAGCAGCCACCACAGGCACAACATGCTAAGATACCTATAGAGATCATACCACCCGCCCCTGCAGCACCTCTTATAGTGCCCACGCCTGAGGCTACATCTTCTACTCTTCCTACCACTTCTAAAGCTCCACTAATTGTACCAGCTACATCATCACCTTCTCCATCTGATTCCTCTATCACCATATCAAGTTCAGAGTTTAAAG TCATACGTGCACGTCAGGATCAGCTTATTGCCATGCAAACCCAGCATACTACCATCCTTAGACAGATACAGCAACATTTGGGTATTTTGCCACCACCTGAGTATGATATGCCTGGCCCATCAAAGCCTACAGCTCCATCTGAGGTGGCTACTCCAGCAGAGCAGACTATACCTCATGAGGAGACTACTACAGTAAAGGTCGAGACTCCGATCCAGAGCACTCAGGAGACCACAGCAGAGCCATCGTCTCCACATGATCCCCCCACCACTACCTGA